The nucleotide sequence GCAATTCCTCGAATCTGCGGTTAGCGCTTTCTTATCTCGATCCATAACTGGGAGATTACACAAGCTAACCACTAGACTTAGTCGTAAATCGAACAAACGGCGATCAGGTTTCACGTGAAACATCGAACCCACTATCAATGCGAGTTGGGGGAACGGCGCGCCCGTCAGAGGCAGGCGAAGGCGTGCGGACAGATAGCTACCAGCGGACCAGGAGCAGTTCGGAGCAGAAGCCGGGGCCCATCGCGAGCATCAGGCCGAGCGTGCCCGCCGCCGGACGACGCCGGCTGATCGTGTCCTCGAGCACCAGCAGAATCGACGCCGACGAGAGATTGCCGAAGCGCGCGAGCGAGTCCCACGATAGTTCCAGCGCTCGATCGTCGAGCTCGAGCGTTTCCTGGATTGCCTGCAGGATTTTCGGGCCGCCGGTGTGAATCACCCAATTGCCGATGTCGCCGCGACGGAGGCCGTGGTCGCCGAGGAATCCATCGACATCTTGAAGCAGCCGGGCTCGTATCAAGTCGGACAACTCCGCCGACAGCACGAGCTTGAATCCTTTCTCGGTGATGTCCCATCCCATGATCTCTTCGGTGTCTGGATAAAAGACGGAGCGCGTCGCGAGAATCGTGGGTCCGCCGGATTGCCGATCGGACGCACGCTCGCTGCCGACGACGATCGCGGCTGCGGCACCGTCGCCGAACAGGCCGGTGGCGATAAAGTTCGGCATCGTGAGGTCGTCGAGTTGCATCGTGAGCGAGCACAGTTCGACGGATAGCAGCGCCGCGGTTTGATTGGGATAGGCGCGCACGTAATCGGCGGCGCGAGTGAGACCGGTGGCCCCCGCGACGCATCCAAGGCCAAAGATCGGCGTGCGCTTGAGGTCGTTGCGGAGCCTCATCCGATTGATCAGGCGCGCGTCGAGCGAAGGACTTGCGATACCGGTGACGGACACCACGAACAGGGCATCGAGATCGCTACGCTCGACGCCGCTTGCGATGAGCGCGCGATCGAGAGCTTGTTCGCCAAGTTCCTGCGCGACCTGCATCCAGGCCCGATTCGAGCGACCGAAGTTTTGCAATTGCTCGTACTCGGGAATCGGCAAAGCGAAGTGACGATATTGAACGCCGGTGCGGGAGTGGATGCGCTCGAAGAGTTCGGGGTTCTCGAGGCGCTTGCCCCAATAATTGCGGAAGGCTTCGGTGACGGTGCTTTGATGATAGCGGGTCGCGGGAAAGGAACTGCTGACGCTGGCGATTTTCATCGCGTCGATTCGTACTCCAGCTTGTTAGAAGCGGGGGTCCGATGAAGGTGGCTAAGAATTCGGTCGGCCCAAGTACCCACTGCCCCAGTGTGTCGATTAGCGAGCGGCGGTGCAACCAGCCGGCGGAATTGACAGTGATCATCACTGTCAAGGTTTCGGAGATTAAATTCGAGATTATCTATCTGTTAGTGAGTTCGAGTTCTTTATAAGATTGGCAATCCGCGTCGAGGGCATCTCGCCTTTTAGAAGAGAA is from Candidatus Binatus sp. and encodes:
- a CDS encoding type III polyketide synthase, which encodes MKIASVSSSFPATRYHQSTVTEAFRNYWGKRLENPELFERIHSRTGVQYRHFALPIPEYEQLQNFGRSNRAWMQVAQELGEQALDRALIASGVERSDLDALFVVSVTGIASPSLDARLINRMRLRNDLKRTPIFGLGCVAGATGLTRAADYVRAYPNQTAALLSVELCSLTMQLDDLTMPNFIATGLFGDGAAAAIVVGSERASDRQSGGPTILATRSVFYPDTEEIMGWDITEKGFKLVLSAELSDLIRARLLQDVDGFLGDHGLRRGDIGNWVIHTGGPKILQAIQETLELDDRALELSWDSLARFGNLSSASILLVLEDTISRRRPAAGTLGLMLAMGPGFCSELLLVRW